The following nucleotide sequence is from Caldicellulosiruptor saccharolyticus DSM 8903.
CTTCAAGAAGTTGACAAGTTTATGGAGATGTTACTTGACATCTATTCTGCTACAAAGCCCATTTTAAATATCATGGATGCAATTGTTGGGATGGAAGGGGAAGGACCGTCAGCTGGGAAACCACGGAATTTGGGACTACTTTTGATTTCTCAGGATGCAATTGCACTTGATTATGTTGCATGCAGAATTATTGGGCTTGAAATAAAAGACGTTCCTCTTTTGAATGTAGCAAAGAGCAAAGGACTTCTAAACCCTGATGATATTGAGATTGTGGGAGAGCAAATTGATGATGTAAATGTGGAAGATTTTAAAGTACCACTTCGGCCTGAAATTTCATTTGTAAGAGGAAGAGCTCCATCGTTTATAGCTAATGTGATAAATGAACTTCTCACCCCAAAGCCAGTTTTTGACAGAAACGCTTGTATTGGCTGTGCAGAATGTTTTAATGCTTGTCCTGCACAAGCAATTGAAATGAAAAGCAGGAAAGCATATGTTGATTTAAAAAAGTGCATTAGGTGTTACTGCTGTCATGAGCTCTGTCCTGCAAAAGCTATTATGATAAAGCGGTCATTTTTATTTGAGAAAATACTAAAATAAGAGAAAGGAGGAAGGTCTTGCTTGCTGTCTTAAAAAATTTTGATGACAGTGGCAAGACAGAATGTTATGAGTGCAAAGGTGAATGTAGAGTATATCAATCCATTTATTCAAGCAAGCCAGCAAGTACTAAAACAGGTTGCGAACGTTGATTTTAAACTTGGTAAAGTGTATATTAAAGAACCTACTTATAGGGTGGACCAGGTAGTTGTTATAATTGGAATGACAGGGAATATAAAAGGACAAGTTAACTTTTGCATGTCTTTAAGTACTGCAAAAAGTATTGCTTCACTGATGATGGGTGGGTATCCTGTAAATGAGTTTGATGAGCTTGCTAAAAGCGCAATTGGTGAGATGGCAAACATGATAATGGGAAACACATCGACGCTTTTTTCACAAAAAGGCCTTAAGGTTGAGATAACACCGCCTTCAATACTCATTGGTGAGAACATGACTTTAAGTACAACAAAGATGATAAATATATGTGTACCACTTTTGCTTGACAATGGTGATAGGATTGATATGGACGTGGCATTAATGGAAAACTAAAAGAGGGAGGAGGCTTTTGAAAAACCAATATGCCAATCAATATTGTACTTCATGAACCAGAAATTCCATACAATACAGGAAATATTGCGAGAACATGTGCTTGTACGGGAAGTAAGCTTCATTTGATAGAACCGCTTGGATTTTCTTTAGAGGACAAATATTTAAAAAGAGCAGGGCTTGACTATTGGCAATACTTAGATGTAAAAATATATAAGGATTTGAACGACTTTTTTGAGAAAAACCGTGATGCCAATGTTTTTTACTTTTCAACCAAAGGCAAGCAGTACTATACTCAAGCACCATATACAGATAATTGCTATTTGATGTTTGGAAAAGAGACAGCAGGTCTTCCCCAGTGGCTCATTGAACAGAATATCCACAAGACCTATAGAATACCAATGATAAGTGATGTAAGATCTTTGAATCTCTCAAATGCAGTAGCAATTGTCCTTTATGAAGCACTAAGGCAGCTTGGGTTTCCTAATTTGGTGTGATGATGGAAAACCGATAAGGGGGATTTTTTAATGGGTGTTACAATTGTTACAGACTCAACTGCTGATTTAAGTCTTGAGATGTATGAAAAGTTTGGAATTGAAATGGTACCACTTACAGTTTATTTTAAAGACGAAGCATATAAAGACTG
It contains:
- the trmL gene encoding tRNA (uridine(34)/cytosine(34)/5-carboxymethylaminomethyluridine(34)-2'-O)-methyltransferase TrmL — protein: MPINIVLHEPEIPYNTGNIARTCACTGSKLHLIEPLGFSLEDKYLKRAGLDYWQYLDVKIYKDLNDFFEKNRDANVFYFSTKGKQYYTQAPYTDNCYLMFGKETAGLPQWLIEQNIHKTYRIPMISDVRSLNLSNAVAIVLYEALRQLGFPNLV
- a CDS encoding DUF362 domain-containing protein, encoding MHRVAIVRCKTYNVEDVKEALEKGINLLQFKFPKLNKVLLKPNLLMKKRPDEAVTTHPSVVEATVKIAQEKVDRIVIADSPGGPYTKRRLEAIYQTSGLKELEKYEKVSLNYDVSFKEAQLEKSILKKISFISPYFESDALINLSKLKTHRMAVYTGAVKNLFGLVPGGQKAELHFRLQEVDKFMEMLLDIYSATKPILNIMDAIVGMEGEGPSAGKPRNLGLLLISQDAIALDYVACRIIGLEIKDVPLLNVAKSKGLLNPDDIEIVGEQIDDVNVEDFKVPLRPEISFVRGRAPSFIANVINELLTPKPVFDRNACIGCAECFNACPAQAIEMKSRKAYVDLKKCIRCYCCHELCPAKAIMIKRSFLFEKILK
- a CDS encoding chemotaxis protein CheX, giving the protein MSAKVNVEYINPFIQASQQVLKQVANVDFKLGKVYIKEPTYRVDQVVVIIGMTGNIKGQVNFCMSLSTAKSIASLMMGGYPVNEFDELAKSAIGEMANMIMGNTSTLFSQKGLKVEITPPSILIGENMTLSTTKMINICVPLLLDNGDRIDMDVALMEN